GGTTTGTGGCACGCCCTGCCAGACCAGAAACAGCGCCAGCAGCAGGCACAACGGCAACAGGCCGTAGAGGGTGGCGCGGGTCATGTCGACCCAGAAGTTTCCCAGGGTCTTGGTGGATTTGCGACCGATGCCACGACACAACGCGACCAACACAGCGAGCCCGGTGGCGGCGCTGACGAAGTTCTGCACGGTGAGGCCGACCATCTGACTCAGGTAGCTGAGGGTCGCTTCGCCGCTGTAGGACTGCCAGTTGGTGTTGGTCATGAAGCTGACGGCGGTATTGAACGCTTGCGTCCACTCCTGTCCCGGCAGGTTTTGTGGATTCAGCGGCAAGTGATCCTGGAACAGCAGGATCGCAAACAGCAGCAAAAAACCCGCGAGGTTGAAGGCGAGTAAGGCCAGGGTGTATTTCTGCCAGCTCTGTTCGGCCTGCGGATCGACGCCGGCCACTCGATAGCAACCACGCTCAACCGGCCCGAGAATCGGCGAAAGCCAGGTGCGCTGACCTTCCATCACCTTGTAGTAGAAGCGCCCCAGAAACGGTGCCGGAATCAGCACCACGGCGAAGAAGGCGAGGATCAGCCAATAGTCATAACTGTGCATAGCCGCTCCTAGTTCCGATCCGCGCGCAACAGCGCAACCAACAGATAAATGAACAGCCCCACTGCCAATAGCAGTGACACTCCGTCCAGAACGCTCATGGAAGTTCTCCGTGTTACGGCGTATTGCCGCGTGTGGAGTGATTGTCTGCAGGGAGGCTGTAAAGGAGCGAGATCGAGGGGTGGGGCGGGGCATAAAAAATGCGTAAAGAGTGGGTCTATGGCTTTGTTACAGCGGTGTCTGGACGGGCCTAATCGCGGGCAAGCCCGCTCCCACAGTGGAATGCGTTCGCCCAGACACTCCAAAAACCTGTGGGAGCGGGCTTGCCCGCGATGGCGGCAGAACAGGCACCACTGCCCCTAACTGGCGCACAAAAGGCGCCAATCCAGCCGCGAACATCCCCGATACGACAGCTTTCAGCGCTTTACGACGCTCACCTGAAAAATGGCACGCCCACTGCACACGCCCTCCCCGAGCATTTTCAAACCGTTCAGGGAGCAACGCATGAACACACAACTCAAACCCACGCTGGGCACGCTGCACCTGTGGGGTATCGCGGTCGGGCTGGTGATTTCCGGTGAGTACTTCGGCTGGAGTTATGGCTGGGGCGTTGCCGGGACACTTGGCTTCCTGGTGACCTCGTTCATGGTCGCCACGATGTACACCTGCTTCATCTTCAGTTTCACCGAGCTGACCACCGCCATTCCCCATGCCGGCGGTCCCTTTGCCTACAGCCGCCGCGCCTTTGGTGAAAAAGGTGGATTGATTGCCGGGCTGGCGACGCTGATTGAATTCGTCTTTGCCCCACCAGCGATTGCCTTGGCCATCGGTGCCTACCTGAACGTGCAGTTTCCGGCCCTCGACCCGAAACACGCGGCAGTCGGTGCCTACATTGTGTTTATGGGCCTGAATATCCTCGGCGTGAAACTCGCCGCGACCTTCGAACTGGTGGTCTGTGTACTGGCGGTCGCCGAATTGCTGGTGTTCATGGGCGTGGTCGCCCCGGCGTTCAGCTTCAGTAACTTCGCGCTCAACGGCTGGGCCGGTTCTGATGTGTTCGGTGCGCCCGCGATTGCCGGCATGTTCGCGGCCATTCCATTTGCCATCTGGTTTTTCCTGGCCATCGAAGGTGCAGCCATGGCTGCCGAAGAAGCCAAGGACCCGAAACGCACGATTCCCAAAGCCTACATCAGCGGCATCCTGACCCTGGTGCTGTTGGCCATGGGCGTGATGTTCTTTGCCGGCGGCGTCGGCGACTGGCGCACCCTGTCGAACATCAACGATCCGCTGCCGCAAGCCATGAAAGCCGTGGTCGGCGAAAGCTCCGGCTGGTTGCACATGCTGGTGTGGATCGGCCTGTTCGGCCTGGTGGCGAGTTTCCACGGGATCATCCTCGGCTACTCGCGGCAGTTCTTCGCCCTCGCCCGGGCCGGTTACCTGCCGGCATCCCTGGCCAAACTGTCGCGCTTCCAGACCCCGCACCGGGCAATCATCGCCGGTGGCGTAATCGGCATCGCGGCGATCTACAGCGACGGCCTGATCAACCTCGGCGGCATGACGCTGACGGCGGCGATGATCACCATGGCGGTATTCGGCGCAATCGTGATGTACATCATGAGCATGCTCAGCCTGTTCAAACTGCGTAAAACCGAACCGAACCTGGAACGCACCTTCCGCGCGCCCTGCTACCCGTTGGTGCCGTTCATTGCGCTGGTGCTGGCGGTGGTTTGCCTGGTGGCGATGGCCTGGTTCAACACCTT
The Pseudomonas lini DNA segment above includes these coding regions:
- the eat gene encoding ethanolamine permease; this encodes MNTQLKPTLGTLHLWGIAVGLVISGEYFGWSYGWGVAGTLGFLVTSFMVATMYTCFIFSFTELTTAIPHAGGPFAYSRRAFGEKGGLIAGLATLIEFVFAPPAIALAIGAYLNVQFPALDPKHAAVGAYIVFMGLNILGVKLAATFELVVCVLAVAELLVFMGVVAPAFSFSNFALNGWAGSDVFGAPAIAGMFAAIPFAIWFFLAIEGAAMAAEEAKDPKRTIPKAYISGILTLVLLAMGVMFFAGGVGDWRTLSNINDPLPQAMKAVVGESSGWLHMLVWIGLFGLVASFHGIILGYSRQFFALARAGYLPASLAKLSRFQTPHRAIIAGGVIGIAAIYSDGLINLGGMTLTAAMITMAVFGAIVMYIMSMLSLFKLRKTEPNLERTFRAPCYPLVPFIALVLAVVCLVAMAWFNTLIGVIFLGFMAVGFVYFMLTAQLRADAPADAMLTGL
- the kdpF gene encoding K(+)-transporting ATPase subunit F, which codes for MSVLDGVSLLLAVGLFIYLLVALLRADRN